A region from the Thermanaeromonas toyohensis ToBE genome encodes:
- a CDS encoding DeoR/GlpR family DNA-binding transcription regulator produces the protein MISAQRKKIIIDKIKAGLPISVKELSRELGVSPMTIRRDLDALEKEGLLTRIHGGAIPINGGIEDEPSFNDRTGNFPREKLAIAQKAAELIQKGDSIFLGGGTTVTALANLLIEREDITVVTNAVNIAMILAPCEKINLIVTGGTVRTKSYSLVGALAERVLREIHVDKAFLGVDGISIDYGLTTPNMTEAHTDSLIVEAAKNVIILADHSKIGRVTLARFASISAIDILITDKGAPQDFLEELKKMDIQVLVV, from the coding sequence ATGATATCAGCTCAGCGTAAAAAAATTATAATAGATAAAATTAAAGCAGGTTTACCCATAAGTGTAAAAGAATTAAGCCGGGAACTTGGGGTTTCTCCCATGACTATACGTAGGGATTTAGATGCCCTAGAGAAAGAGGGTTTACTAACCCGCATCCATGGAGGAGCTATTCCCATAAATGGGGGAATAGAAGATGAACCGTCTTTTAACGATAGAACGGGTAATTTTCCTCGAGAAAAGCTTGCTATTGCCCAAAAAGCAGCAGAGCTAATCCAAAAAGGGGACTCTATCTTTTTAGGAGGTGGTACTACTGTTACTGCGCTAGCTAATTTATTAATTGAAAGAGAGGATATTACGGTAGTAACTAATGCTGTAAACATTGCCATGATTCTTGCGCCATGTGAAAAGATTAATTTAATAGTCACGGGTGGAACTGTAAGAACTAAATCATATTCACTTGTGGGAGCTTTAGCTGAAAGAGTATTGCGGGAAATCCATGTCGACAAAGCATTTTTAGGAGTGGATGGGATTAGTATTGATTATGGTTTAACCACCCCTAATATGACGGAAGCCCATACTGATAGCCTCATAGTAGAGGCTGCTAAAAATGTTATCATTTTAGCTGATCATTCTAAAATTGGGCGAGTAACCTTAGCACGTTTTGCTTCTATTTCTGCCATTGATATTCTTATTACTGATAAAGGTGCTCCTCAAGATTTTCTAGAAGAGCTTAAGAAGATGGATATTCAAGTGCTAGTAGTTTAA
- a CDS encoding amidohydrolase family protein yields the protein MGLPLPVFDFHAHLPYTGEDLWGSWAKNFSARFGKEKLKVWDLKNKEAQKKWWLTYSFPFPDEPQPSPAECVQRYEEEIIRYGLLGICFVTGGGNETLGRLLKPFPRLYGFAHHDPYSPEAPQELKRAVQELGMVGYKILAPALEKKIDHPDLDPLWETCAELKIPVLIHFGPLGGEAGITYTENINPLVLHDVAKGFPSIPFVVPHFGCGYLRELLHLMWACDNVYVDTSGNNEWRRYIWPEPTLKELFRLFYELFGAKRIIFGTDSSHFPRGWVYKYFEEQFRAAVEAGIPDEGLKDIFAQNALRLLKINL from the coding sequence ATGGGTTTACCTTTACCTGTATTTGATTTCCATGCTCATCTTCCTTACACTGGCGAAGATTTATGGGGAAGTTGGGCAAAAAATTTTAGTGCTCGCTTTGGAAAGGAAAAGCTTAAAGTTTGGGATCTTAAGAATAAAGAAGCCCAAAAGAAATGGTGGCTAACCTATTCTTTCCCCTTTCCCGATGAACCTCAGCCTTCACCAGCAGAATGTGTTCAAAGATATGAGGAAGAAATAATTCGTTATGGCCTGTTGGGGATATGCTTTGTTACCGGCGGTGGTAATGAAACCCTAGGTCGACTTTTAAAGCCTTTTCCTCGCCTTTATGGCTTCGCTCACCATGATCCTTATTCACCGGAAGCGCCCCAAGAATTAAAAAGGGCAGTCCAGGAATTGGGAATGGTAGGCTATAAAATCCTGGCCCCTGCCCTAGAAAAAAAGATTGACCATCCTGACTTAGATCCTCTTTGGGAAACCTGCGCTGAGCTAAAAATTCCTGTCCTTATTCACTTTGGCCCCCTAGGCGGTGAAGCAGGAATAACTTATACAGAAAATATTAATCCTTTAGTACTTCATGATGTGGCTAAAGGATTTCCCAGTATACCTTTTGTTGTGCCCCATTTTGGATGTGGTTATTTAAGAGAACTTCTTCATCTCATGTGGGCTTGCGATAATGTTTATGTTGATACTTCGGGAAATAATGAATGGCGTCGCTATATTTGGCCTGAGCCCACACTTAAAGAACTTTTTCGCCTCTTTTATGAGCTTTTTGGAGCAAAACGTATTATTTTTGGTACGGATTCTTCTCATTTCCCCCGCGGATGGGTTTATAAATACTTTGAAGAACAATTCCGGGCTGCAGTAGAAGCAGGTATCCCTGATGAGGGTTTAAAAGATATCTTTGCTCAAAATGCTCTTCGGCTTCTAAAAATTAATCTTTAA
- the cobC gene encoding alpha-ribazole phosphatase, with product MKESTRIYLIRHGETAWNEAGRYQGHRDVELSPRGLKQAVLLRERLQKENIKAVYASDLRRARETAIIIAQAHGLTVNELSSLRELNFGLWEGLTYQEIASQYPEEWKEWLADPSNIRVPGGESYLELQERVYRAFLKIVARHPGEKLAIVAHGGTLRVIICQALGLGLEGLWRFRIDNGSITILDCYEGKYILSSLNDVCHLCL from the coding sequence ATGAAAGAGAGCACGCGCATTTATCTCATTCGGCACGGGGAGACAGCGTGGAATGAAGCTGGTCGCTACCAGGGGCATCGAGATGTTGAGCTGAGTCCCCGGGGGCTTAAGCAGGCTGTACTTCTAAGGGAACGTTTACAGAAGGAAAATATAAAAGCAGTTTACGCTAGCGATCTAAGGCGGGCTCGAGAGACAGCTATTATCATAGCTCAAGCCCATGGACTTACGGTAAATGAACTTTCCTCCCTTAGGGAGCTTAATTTCGGCCTTTGGGAGGGACTAACGTACCAGGAGATCGCCAGCCAATACCCTGAAGAGTGGAAGGAGTGGCTGGCTGACCCAAGTAACATCCGGGTGCCTGGGGGAGAAAGCTACCTGGAACTCCAGGAGAGAGTATACCGAGCCTTTCTGAAAATAGTTGCCCGGCATCCTGGAGAAAAGTTGGCTATAGTTGCCCATGGCGGTACCTTACGGGTGATTATTTGCCAGGCGTTAGGGCTGGGGCTCGAGGGGCTATGGCGCTTTCGGATAGATAACGGTAGTATAACTATTTTAGACTGCTATGAGGGTAAATATATATTAAGCTCTCTTAATGATGTATGTCACTTATGTCTATAA
- a CDS encoding ABC transporter ATP-binding protein, protein MASVILRNVWKKFGQVIAVRDFNLEIKDGEFIVLVGPSGCGKTTTLRMVAGLEDITQGEIYIGDRLVNDVPPKDRDIAMVFQNYALYPHMNVYDNMAFGLKMRKVPKQEIKRRVEEAAKLLGIEHLLTRKPKELSGGQRQRVALGRAIVREPKVFLMDEPLSNLDAKLRVQMRAELTKLQQKLGVTTIYVTHDQVEAMTMGHRIVVMRDGIIQQIDTPLGLYERPANLFVAGFIGSPPMNFLPVMLEEEQGVLRVKGEGFSFPLAEDMGRRLKAPRKEVVLGLRPEDITVEHRLREAHPEWVYRVKVEVVEPLGAEGLVYFSLGGQQVVARLSGSSLPKVGEEVALVFNLNRAHFFDKESGKAVA, encoded by the coding sequence ATGGCAAGTGTTATCTTAAGGAACGTCTGGAAGAAATTTGGGCAAGTGATAGCCGTAAGGGACTTTAACCTAGAAATAAAGGACGGCGAATTTATAGTCTTAGTAGGGCCTTCAGGCTGCGGCAAGACCACCACTTTACGCATGGTAGCAGGATTAGAAGATATCACCCAAGGAGAAATATACATTGGCGACCGGCTAGTAAACGACGTACCGCCCAAAGACCGGGACATAGCCATGGTCTTTCAAAACTACGCACTTTACCCCCACATGAACGTATATGACAACATGGCCTTTGGGCTAAAAATGAGGAAAGTGCCCAAACAAGAGATAAAGAGAAGAGTAGAGGAAGCGGCTAAACTTTTAGGGATAGAACATTTACTTACCAGGAAACCCAAGGAGCTATCTGGTGGGCAGAGGCAGCGGGTAGCCTTGGGGAGAGCCATAGTGCGGGAACCCAAAGTATTTTTAATGGACGAACCTCTATCCAACCTAGACGCAAAGCTTCGGGTACAGATGCGGGCGGAGCTAACGAAACTACAGCAGAAACTAGGGGTAACGACCATTTATGTCACTCACGACCAAGTAGAGGCCATGACCATGGGTCACCGGATAGTAGTAATGAGGGACGGTATTATTCAACAGATAGACACACCATTAGGGTTATATGAGAGGCCGGCCAATTTATTTGTAGCGGGGTTTATAGGCTCACCGCCCATGAATTTTTTGCCGGTTATGCTGGAGGAGGAGCAGGGGGTTTTAAGAGTTAAGGGAGAGGGTTTTAGCTTTCCGCTTGCGGAAGATATGGGGAGGAGGCTTAAGGCTCCTAGGAAGGAAGTAGTTTTGGGCTTACGGCCAGAGGATATAACGGTGGAGCACAGGTTAAGGGAAGCACATCCTGAGTGGGTATACAGGGTGAAGGTGGAAGTAGTGGAGCCTTTAGGGGCGGAGGGGCTAGTATACTTTAGCCTAGGGGGGCAGCAAGTAGTGGCCAGGCTTTCGGGTTCTAGCCTGCCTAAGGTAGGGGAGGAAGTGGCGCTGGTATTCAACTTAAACCGTGCCCATTTCTTTGATAAGGAATCGGGAAAGGCGGTGGCTTAA
- a CDS encoding carbohydrate ABC transporter permease, which produces MGASRRQIIWAIFFVFPALFLFIFTVLYPLLEVVRLSLYEWRMVGKGPTFVGLQNYITTFHDPLFWQAVKVTVIWTLGVVPAIIVLGLGTAFLLNMKALKLKGVFRTIYFIPVVTNMVASAFVWRWLFEPTNGVVNYFLGVLGLPQPGWLASTRYALPAMMVVGVWKQIGFSMVVFLAGLQTIPQTMYEAAAIDGATRWKTFWSITLPLLNPAIVFNAIILVINAFRVFTIPYVMACGGFTYGQPGGPLDSTRVFVIHIYDLAFRRGEFGYASASAVILLVVIMCLTLLQFKVLERRIEY; this is translated from the coding sequence ATGGGTGCTTCTAGAAGACAAATTATATGGGCTATTTTCTTTGTATTTCCTGCTCTTTTCCTTTTCATATTTACTGTACTTTATCCCCTTCTCGAAGTAGTCCGCCTTAGCCTTTACGAGTGGCGGATGGTCGGTAAAGGTCCTACTTTTGTAGGGCTACAGAATTATATAACTACTTTTCATGATCCTCTATTTTGGCAAGCGGTCAAAGTAACTGTGATTTGGACTTTAGGGGTAGTACCAGCCATTATTGTATTAGGTTTAGGAACTGCTTTTTTACTTAATATGAAAGCTCTTAAATTGAAAGGGGTTTTTCGCACCATTTATTTTATTCCTGTTGTTACTAATATGGTGGCTTCCGCCTTTGTTTGGAGATGGCTTTTTGAGCCTACTAATGGGGTTGTCAATTACTTCTTGGGAGTTTTAGGTTTACCCCAACCGGGCTGGTTAGCGAGCACTAGATATGCTTTACCTGCCATGATGGTGGTGGGGGTTTGGAAACAGATCGGGTTTTCTATGGTAGTTTTTTTGGCGGGGCTTCAAACTATTCCCCAAACTATGTATGAGGCAGCAGCTATTGATGGAGCCACCAGGTGGAAGACCTTTTGGTCTATTACTTTACCCCTTTTAAATCCTGCCATAGTATTTAACGCTATTATCCTAGTGATCAATGCCTTTAGAGTTTTTACCATACCTTACGTCATGGCCTGTGGAGGGTTTACTTATGGCCAGCCAGGAGGGCCACTGGATAGTACAAGAGTATTTGTGATTCATATTTATGATCTGGCTTTTAGGCGCGGGGAATTTGGCTATGCTTCTGCTAGCGCGGTAATACTTTTGGTAGTAATTATGTGCTTAACTTTACTTCAGTTTAAAGTTCTTGAACGCCGGATCGAATATTAA
- a CDS encoding ABC transporter substrate-binding protein: protein MKRSIKLIILAITFTLLSIIAGCAKSPSQAGKPEEKPKITIVHWQHHHEARTPVVQELAREFEQSHPGVSVVVEPIPYDSYFDKLYTSLASGSGPDTFQIAATMALEMINGGKLAPMPDSIYTPEQVKNTFLAWTVEPGFKDGKYYGLPTDVQTLVLFINNEIFKSIGGDPQNPPKTWSEMEKYAIAATKKDASGKMVQAGLDTRYKWAVYTAFLYQNIEGPVVDVSAKKVNYDSPQGLAAWNFVHKLMVQDKVDSPEFMTGQFKFELKKALFYINHPVTRGRIEKMAPGLDYSVAQLPMPDGKPGNITVGHSWMYVVNKDSKNAKVAWEWVKFLASKEAQIKWITKAGDLPSMKALLEDEALWKDPKAQVVRESLKYARPCQEVGENDVNKIRNEIWDNIVLKGMKVEEAVKEGAQKENALIAQKLK, encoded by the coding sequence ATGAAAAGAAGTATTAAGCTTATCATATTGGCAATAACATTTACTTTATTAAGTATTATTGCTGGTTGCGCTAAGAGCCCTTCGCAAGCTGGTAAGCCAGAAGAAAAGCCTAAGATAACTATAGTGCATTGGCAGCATCATCATGAGGCGCGTACCCCTGTGGTCCAAGAGCTGGCTAGGGAATTTGAACAATCCCACCCCGGAGTGAGTGTGGTAGTAGAACCTATTCCTTATGATAGCTATTTCGATAAGCTTTATACCTCTTTAGCTTCAGGTTCAGGGCCAGATACTTTTCAGATTGCTGCCACTATGGCTTTAGAGATGATAAACGGCGGCAAGCTAGCGCCTATGCCGGATTCAATTTATACCCCTGAGCAGGTGAAAAATACTTTTTTGGCCTGGACGGTTGAACCAGGGTTTAAGGATGGCAAGTATTACGGCTTACCTACTGATGTGCAGACGCTAGTACTGTTTATAAATAATGAGATTTTTAAGTCCATAGGCGGAGATCCTCAAAATCCTCCTAAGACGTGGTCCGAAATGGAAAAGTATGCTATAGCAGCTACTAAAAAGGATGCTTCTGGTAAAATGGTTCAGGCTGGCCTAGATACCCGGTATAAATGGGCAGTATATACAGCTTTTCTTTATCAAAATATAGAGGGGCCTGTAGTTGATGTTTCCGCCAAGAAGGTTAATTACGACAGCCCGCAGGGGTTGGCTGCTTGGAATTTTGTACACAAGCTTATGGTACAAGATAAGGTGGATTCACCCGAATTTATGACTGGTCAGTTTAAGTTTGAACTTAAGAAAGCTCTATTCTATATTAACCATCCTGTTACTCGGGGCCGGATAGAGAAGATGGCACCTGGCTTAGATTACAGCGTTGCCCAGCTACCCATGCCTGATGGCAAGCCTGGCAACATTACCGTTGGACATAGTTGGATGTATGTGGTAAACAAAGACTCCAAAAATGCTAAAGTGGCATGGGAATGGGTTAAGTTTTTGGCTTCTAAAGAAGCCCAAATTAAATGGATTACTAAAGCGGGCGACTTACCTTCTATGAAAGCCTTATTAGAGGATGAAGCTTTGTGGAAAGATCCCAAAGCCCAAGTGGTGCGAGAATCCCTTAAGTACGCTAGACCGTGTCAAGAGGTAGGAGAAAATGATGTTAATAAAATCCGGAATGAAATTTGGGATAACATTGTGCTTAAAGGGATGAAAGTAGAAGAAGCGGTAAAAGAGGGGGCTCAAAAAGAAAACGCCTTAATTGCCCAGAAGCTTAAATAA
- a CDS encoding LacI family DNA-binding transcriptional regulator, with protein sequence MVTIKDVAKAAGVAPSTVSHVLNKSAPVSPQTREKVLAAVKALGYQPSAVAQSLKLGFSKTIALIVPTISTPMYSEMIEGIEEEATNHGYNLILCRSGRDPIRELMYLKILRTNRVDGIILAAPQVNDPCLKELEKSSLPAVIIGGYPPNNGIPSIKVDNKGGTWASIEYLLSLGHRKIAFINGYSTVPDSKERLEAIKECLAHYHIPWREDYYREGDFTRHSGAALAQELMASEEPPTAIFIASDTMAIGAMQAIKNMGWSIPEDVSLIGFDDIKFCQYLDPPLTTVRQPAYEMGKAAMKALLALFSGERSEALSRIFEAKLIIRGSCAKPRSKDLGEGVGK encoded by the coding sequence ATGGTAACCATAAAAGATGTGGCTAAAGCAGCAGGTGTTGCACCTTCGACTGTATCCCATGTATTAAATAAGAGCGCTCCAGTAAGCCCTCAAACAAGGGAAAAAGTATTAGCAGCTGTTAAAGCTTTGGGGTACCAGCCCAGTGCCGTTGCCCAGAGCCTTAAATTAGGGTTTAGCAAGACCATCGCCCTAATAGTACCTACCATATCTACTCCTATGTATTCCGAAATGATTGAAGGTATTGAAGAAGAGGCCACCAATCATGGGTATAATTTAATTTTATGTCGTTCGGGCCGCGATCCCATCCGGGAGCTTATGTATTTAAAGATTTTGCGCACCAACCGAGTGGATGGAATAATTTTGGCGGCTCCTCAAGTAAATGATCCTTGCTTAAAGGAATTAGAGAAATCCAGCCTTCCAGCGGTAATAATTGGAGGTTACCCTCCCAATAATGGAATACCGAGCATAAAAGTTGATAACAAGGGGGGGACGTGGGCGTCGATAGAGTATCTTCTTTCGCTAGGGCATCGCAAGATAGCGTTTATTAATGGCTATTCCACTGTACCGGATAGCAAGGAACGTTTAGAGGCTATAAAGGAGTGTTTAGCCCATTACCATATTCCTTGGCGTGAAGACTATTACCGTGAAGGGGATTTTACACGGCATTCTGGTGCTGCTTTAGCCCAAGAATTAATGGCTAGCGAAGAACCCCCGACAGCTATTTTTATCGCTTCAGATACTATGGCTATTGGAGCTATGCAAGCCATAAAAAATATGGGATGGTCAATTCCAGAGGATGTTTCTCTTATAGGCTTTGATGATATTAAATTTTGCCAATATCTTGATCCCCCCTTGACTACTGTAAGGCAACCAGCGTATGAAATGGGGAAAGCTGCCATGAAAGCTTTGCTTGCCCTATTTTCAGGAGAAAGGAGTGAGGCATTAAGTCGGATTTTTGAAGCTAAGTTAATTATACGAGGTTCTTGTGCCAAACCGCGGTCAAAAGATTTAGGAGAGGGGGTAGGAAAATAA
- a CDS encoding carbohydrate ABC transporter permease: MHKYTPKGELILAYAILLLGSIIMLLPLAWMTSAAFKPLSEIIQVPPTWIPRHFTLDNFKEALTQFPILRYLGNSLLTTSIIVVGVLITSTMAGYALTKLNWPLRDTLFIVFLSALMIPLQVRMIPLYRIAMNLHLIDTYTGVIFPWLFDALGIFLMRQFIASIPDELIDAARIDGASEGSILIRIVLPNIKPALSALAIFTFSWAWDEFLWPLLICSSDATRTLPVGLQYFSEQYGLNIHWQMAGALLAVAPVLVVFLFMQRQFIEGVTLTGMK; encoded by the coding sequence ATGCACAAGTATACACCCAAAGGGGAGTTAATATTAGCCTATGCTATTTTACTTTTAGGTTCCATCATTATGCTATTACCCTTAGCTTGGATGACTTCAGCAGCTTTTAAGCCCTTAAGCGAGATAATCCAAGTGCCTCCCACCTGGATCCCTCGCCATTTTACTTTAGATAACTTCAAAGAAGCCTTAACTCAGTTTCCCATATTACGGTATCTTGGGAACAGCCTTCTTACAACCAGTATTATTGTAGTTGGAGTGTTAATTACTAGCACCATGGCAGGATATGCTTTAACCAAACTAAACTGGCCCCTTAGGGATACATTATTTATTGTGTTTTTATCCGCTTTAATGATTCCTCTTCAAGTACGCATGATCCCTCTTTATCGAATAGCTATGAACTTACATTTAATCGATACTTATACAGGGGTAATTTTCCCTTGGCTTTTTGATGCTTTAGGTATTTTTCTTATGCGGCAATTTATTGCCAGTATACCCGATGAGTTAATTGATGCTGCGCGCATTGATGGGGCTTCAGAAGGGAGTATTCTAATACGGATAGTGCTCCCTAATATCAAACCTGCCTTGTCGGCTTTAGCCATTTTTACTTTCTCTTGGGCATGGGATGAATTTTTATGGCCTTTACTAATTTGTAGTTCAGATGCTACTAGAACTCTTCCTGTGGGGCTTCAATATTTTTCAGAACAATACGGGCTAAATATCCATTGGCAGATGGCAGGCGCTCTTCTAGCTGTGGCTCCAGTTTTGGTCGTATTTCTTTTCATGCAGCGTCAATTTATAGAAGGCGTTACTTTGACTGGCATGAAATAA
- a CDS encoding nitrilase-related carbon-nitrogen hydrolase gives MRRLSVLICSLMLLFVLLLPGASKSKAASQSFQVVAVQHKWNPEVDYASPDAFKAKIDSIMQDVMGKVDPNIPTLVTFPEHIGLPMLFIDNDIDILRSATTFAEAIQNLIKRHFAAVSAFRLYYGVDWVRALFLERSGVMAKAYLNTFKEMAAKYGVYLVAGSIPMRAVNEDGTLVKDDNTVYNLSYFFGPDGHLIGYQKKVNLVPTEQYKDENGNYGLDLNAGTLEELKVFSTPFGNVAIAICYDAFHYKVIWELVKKGGEILVMPSANPKLWTKEQQSDWLNSAWLATRHPYGLKWFANPMMVGPLKDITFEGQSSLGVNWVIAPEGPKMNYMDLDPITGFLSIAPSKDQYEIVETRISR, from the coding sequence ATGAGACGGTTAAGTGTACTAATATGTTCTTTAATGTTATTATTTGTTCTTTTATTGCCGGGAGCTTCCAAAAGTAAGGCAGCTAGTCAATCCTTTCAAGTAGTAGCAGTCCAGCATAAATGGAATCCGGAAGTAGATTATGCTTCTCCTGATGCTTTTAAGGCCAAGATAGATAGTATAATGCAGGATGTAATGGGTAAGGTAGACCCTAATATCCCTACATTAGTAACTTTTCCTGAACATATAGGTTTACCTATGCTTTTTATCGATAATGATATTGATATTCTTCGTAGTGCTACTACTTTTGCGGAGGCCATACAAAATTTAATCAAAAGGCATTTTGCTGCTGTAAGCGCTTTTCGCCTATATTATGGAGTTGATTGGGTAAGGGCTCTCTTTCTTGAACGAAGCGGTGTAATGGCTAAAGCCTATTTGAACACTTTCAAAGAGATGGCCGCTAAATATGGGGTATACTTAGTAGCCGGGTCTATTCCAATGAGAGCTGTAAATGAAGATGGGACTTTGGTTAAAGATGACAATACTGTGTATAATCTTTCTTATTTCTTTGGGCCGGATGGACATTTAATTGGTTATCAGAAAAAAGTTAATTTAGTTCCTACCGAGCAATATAAAGATGAAAATGGAAACTATGGATTGGATCTTAATGCAGGCACTTTAGAGGAATTAAAAGTGTTTTCTACTCCTTTTGGCAATGTTGCTATAGCCATTTGTTATGATGCCTTTCATTACAAAGTAATATGGGAGCTGGTTAAAAAAGGGGGAGAAATACTTGTTATGCCTTCTGCTAACCCCAAGTTATGGACTAAAGAACAGCAGTCAGATTGGTTAAACAGTGCATGGTTAGCTACCCGGCATCCTTATGGTTTGAAATGGTTTGCGAACCCCATGATGGTAGGTCCCCTGAAAGATATTACATTTGAAGGCCAATCATCTCTAGGTGTTAATTGGGTGATAGCCCCTGAAGGACCTAAGATGAATTATATGGATTTAGATCCTATAACTGGTTTTCTTTCTATTGCACCTTCTAAGGATCAATATGAAATAGTTGAAACCCGCATATCTAGGTAA
- a CDS encoding glycoside hydrolase family 125 protein: MPKQNIVTVPEEEKDKEKYFALANEYVALPEIRARDAAILSVNALLYSARGLIELTGCPGGQSKTREPLLTPYLKYMGKPICLEEVTSNTLLEHWIPTFKGTYEGIEFTLIYFTPPGYRGFVVLWELSNSSPEVLALEAGLAGKVGTSYLHIFHRQPLEGVRGLRFYPWTRSIVVEVVAGLPTLAMAIKSCPEANVIHDIEKKDDFAVRVDNDSDTLLPFTVGYNLTLCPKEKKQLAFYLTFATEADGAATAGVDMARHGVEVLWELTVNHLKAMKRKIHDPKLERIFHQNLFFNYFFARGRTLDTDQVVLVTSRSPRYYVSAAHWTRDTLLWSFPGLLIADVHAARETLLTAFDLYTKNPGIHALYIDGGILYPGFELDELAAFLVALERYWEMTGDASILSEKVVRQGIARVEKKLKEVRHPELALYQTFLLPSDDPAQYPYVTYDNVLVWRGLRFLAHLKRWEQEEEKAQEFEQEAAELKENLYRYAVVPGPYGPMFAWAFELDGQYVLYDEPPGSLGLLAYYGFCSLEDPVFLNTVRWINSSSNPYWISEGSFAAPACPHSCHPWVLALANELILGNSRQITLDKIARAPMDNGYACETIDRFTGEVRTGAAFATCAGWLVASLWEALGKPSLLGEVMGERG; the protein is encoded by the coding sequence GTGCCTAAGCAGAATATCGTTACTGTTCCGGAAGAAGAAAAGGATAAAGAAAAATATTTTGCTTTAGCTAATGAATATGTAGCCTTACCAGAAATCAGAGCGCGAGATGCCGCTATATTAAGTGTTAATGCACTTTTATATTCAGCCCGAGGCCTTATAGAACTAACTGGCTGCCCTGGAGGGCAAAGTAAAACAAGAGAGCCGCTATTAACCCCTTATCTTAAATATATGGGGAAACCTATTTGCCTGGAAGAAGTAACCTCTAATACTCTCTTAGAACATTGGATCCCTACATTTAAAGGAACTTATGAAGGTATAGAGTTCACTTTAATTTATTTTACCCCTCCTGGTTATCGCGGGTTTGTGGTCCTCTGGGAATTGAGCAATAGTTCCCCAGAAGTACTAGCGCTTGAAGCGGGATTAGCTGGTAAAGTCGGTACTTCTTATTTGCATATTTTTCATCGCCAGCCTTTAGAAGGGGTTCGAGGACTTAGGTTTTACCCTTGGACTAGAAGCATAGTTGTAGAAGTTGTGGCTGGATTGCCAACTCTGGCTATGGCTATAAAGTCATGTCCTGAAGCTAACGTTATCCACGACATAGAAAAGAAAGATGATTTTGCCGTCCGAGTAGATAATGACTCAGATACCTTACTGCCTTTTACAGTAGGATATAATTTAACTTTATGCCCCAAAGAAAAGAAGCAGCTAGCTTTTTACCTAACTTTTGCTACTGAAGCTGATGGGGCAGCTACGGCTGGGGTAGATATGGCTCGCCATGGGGTAGAAGTTCTTTGGGAGTTGACTGTTAACCACCTTAAGGCTATGAAGCGCAAAATCCATGATCCAAAGCTAGAACGGATTTTTCACCAGAACTTGTTCTTCAATTATTTTTTTGCGCGAGGCCGTACCTTGGATACTGATCAGGTAGTATTAGTAACTTCTCGCAGTCCTAGGTATTACGTAAGTGCTGCTCACTGGACGCGTGATACTTTATTATGGAGTTTCCCAGGGCTTTTAATTGCAGATGTCCATGCCGCACGTGAAACCTTATTAACAGCTTTTGATTTATATACTAAAAACCCTGGCATCCATGCCCTTTATATTGATGGGGGGATACTTTATCCTGGGTTTGAGTTAGATGAACTAGCAGCCTTTTTGGTAGCTTTGGAACGATATTGGGAAATGACAGGGGATGCTTCTATTCTTTCGGAAAAAGTAGTTCGCCAAGGTATAGCGAGGGTGGAAAAAAAGCTTAAAGAAGTTCGCCATCCCGAGCTAGCCCTTTATCAAACTTTTCTCCTTCCTTCAGATGATCCTGCTCAATATCCCTATGTAACCTATGATAATGTTCTAGTTTGGCGTGGTTTGCGCTTTTTAGCCCATCTAAAAAGGTGGGAACAAGAAGAGGAAAAAGCCCAGGAGTTTGAGCAGGAAGCGGCAGAGCTAAAGGAAAATTTGTATCGTTATGCAGTGGTTCCTGGTCCTTATGGACCTATGTTTGCCTGGGCTTTCGAACTGGATGGTCAGTATGTACTTTATGATGAACCTCCTGGAAGTTTAGGGTTATTGGCTTATTACGGTTTTTGTTCCCTAGAAGATCCTGTTTTCCTAAATACGGTAAGGTGGATAAATAGTAGCTCTAATCCCTATTGGATTTCCGAAGGTTCCTTTGCTGCTCCCGCTTGCCCCCATTCATGCCACCCCTGGGTGTTAGCTTTAGCTAATGAATTAATACTGGGAAACTCCCGACAGATCACCCTAGATAAGATAGCCCGAGCCCCTATGGATAATGGATATGCTTGCGAGACTATAGATCGGTTTACGGGGGAGGTGCGTACAGGTGCTGCTTTTGCCACTTGTGCTGGTTGGCTGGTAGCTTCCCTTTGGGAGGCCCTTGGGAAACCTTCTTTATTAGGGGAGGTGATGGGAGAAAGAGGATAA